CTGGAGGGCGCTTCGCCGTCTCGGCCTTCTCCGCCTACTTCCAAGTGGCCAACCTGGAACAGAGCGATACGTTCGACGCCGCATCCGGGGTCAACCACGAACGCACCGAGATCCGGTCGGAGTTCGACGAATCGAACGAGGTCGACCTGTGGACCACCTGCTACACCCCACGCGAGTTGCGGCTGCTCTTCGAGCGAGCCGAACTGGTGGTAGACGCTGTTCATTCTGCCGAAACCGGCACCTACCGGCCACTTGACCCGGCCACCACCACTCCGGAGTTTCTCGTGCTAGGACACCGACCATGAACTATCTACCACACACCTTCGAGCAGGTGACTCGTCGCGGTGCTCTCAGCCGAGCGGCCAGGCGAACTTCAGCAATGCTTGCGGTGGGTCTCGCCACCGCCGCGACCATCACGCTTGCACCCACCTTCGGTGTCAACGCAGGTGCCCAGGACGGGCCCGCACAGGAGCACGTGGCGTTGGCGTTCGAATCCCCCTTGGAGGACGTGAGCCCCGACGTCCTGAAGGTGACAGCGTTGGCCACCCTGGGCGACGAACGCGGCTGGGTCCGGGCGGGTTTCACCTTCACCGAGGACGAGAGCAGCCCAAACAGGATCCTGCTCGCGGAGCCCGATGCAACGGCTGCGTTGTGCGCCGGGGCCGACGCGGACGGCACGATCGGTTGTCAGCGCGAAACCATCGTGGTGATCAACGCAGCCGCGTGGCGGCAACCCCCCGATGGCTGGGCCGAACCAGAGACCTACCGCCAGTATCTGATCAACCACCTCGTCGGCCACCTGCTTGGCCAGGCACAGCAGGTGGACCGGTGCCCAAACCCCGGCGAGCCTGCGGCGGTGATGGCCCCCCAGTTTGAAGGGTTGGAGGGCTGTCAGCCCAACGCCTGGCCCTTGGATCCAGAGGTGCTGACCGCGTCGAAACGACCGGTCGAGATCGCCCAGGCGCCGGGAACCGACGACAGCCCGACTGCGACGACCTCCCAGGACGGCACAGCGGTCACGTTGGGCACCGATGTACCGAAAGCAACCGGCGAACCCGCCAACACTGGAACAACCAAGTCGTCGTCGCCGGCGGCGCTCGTAGCGCTGGGGGTCATTGCCCTGATCCTTCTGGCCGGCCTGGCGTGGATCGCGCTTCGTCGACGTCGACCCGGAGCTTCACCGGACAGCCTCGACGGTGGAACCAATCCCGACGGTTTCAGCACGGCCACCGACCTCACCGAGACTGACCCTCCGGATGTGATTGATGAGTCGGGAACCACTCCCATCAACGTTCCAGCGACGGTCGAGATGGCCACCGGCGACACTGGCGATGACCACTTCGTCCCGTTCGGCTTGGGCGCAAACGGCTCCGATGACGATCTCGCCGGCGATCAGCCGTGGACCCTGAGTCTGAGCGGGGCGGCGCAACAGGAGGGCCGGTTGGCCTGGCTGGTCCCCAACCGATGGGAGGAGCGTGACATCACCGCCCTGACCGATGCACTCTCCGACACGACCGACGCGTCCTCTGAAACGACCGGCGACCCGACCGCGCCCGAACAGGTGGGCGACCTGTTGACAAGCTTCTTCCAAGCCCGTCCATACCTGGCGCCGGACGATCATGAGGCGGTTGGTCTCACCATCCTCGGAACTGATGAGGTGGTGGCGGTCGCACTGGGGGCCGCCGAGGTCATCGAACTCCGCAACGGCCTGGCGAAGCCCGCTCGTCGCCAGGGAGTCGTGCGGCTACATCACTCGAACACTGCACTCCTTGAAGTGGAGGTCTCGGTCATCGCCCCCGCTCGACCTCGTGCTCGAATCATGATCAAGCAGACCGGCTCCGAATAGTTGAGTCGGACTGAAACAATGGGGACCATGCTCAGCTCAAGGGTCTGGCCACTCCTCGTCCTCGCCCTGATGATGGCGGGCTGTGCAGGGTCGGAAGCTGCACAGGACGAACCGTCAACCTCCCAGTCGACGGTCGTGACACCCGGAACCACAGCAGTCGTTGCCGTCCCGACGACCGGCGGTTCACCCGTGGCCGCCCCGACGTCGGAGACCACGCAGGTTGAACCCGATCCGGTCTCGTGGCCGCTTCGACAGAAGTTGGCCCAGATGTTGATGCCCGGGTTCAACGCTGGACCGGGCGGCACCTCCACCAGCCCGAGCGAGGTACAGGCTCTGATCGACGCCGGCGCCGGTGGGGTTTTCGTCGGGCGCAAGGAAGAGACACTCTTCGCTTCTTCTGTCATGACCAACGCCCGGGCCAACACGCTGCCGCCCTTCGTTGCCACCGACGGTGAGGGGGGCCAGGTCGATCTGTTGCCGTCGATCATGGAGCCGCTCCCTCCAGCAGGGGAGATGGCCGCCTGGGATACCGACCGCATACGCGCCGCCGGGGCGTCCCGTGGGACCAATCTGGCCCAGCGGGGGGTCACCGTCGACTTCGCGCCGGTGCTCGACGTGGCCGGAGGAACCAACCCGCTGGGCGACCGCACCTGGTCGGCCGAGCCCGACGAGGTGGTGCGCACCGCCGGTGCCTTCGCCGAGGGCCTCTGCTCGGCGGGGGTGCTCCCCACGTTCAAGCACTTCCCCGGCCACGGCCGCGCCGACGCTCACGGCGACGATGCACCGGCCCGCACCCCCGACCTGGCGGCGATGGAACAGTCGGATCTCCTGCCGTTCAAGGAAATGATCGCTTCGATGGGCGACCGGTCACTGCTGATGACCGGCCACCTCGACGTACCGGGGCTGACCGATGGCGGTGAACCCTTCTCGCTGAACCCCGAAGCGATGAAGTACCTGCGTGACACCATGGGGTACGACGGCGTCACCGTCACCGACGAGCTGGCCGAGATGGGCGCCATCACCAAGCGCGGCATCTCGGTGCCGGATGCCGTTGAGATGGCCCTGGTCGCCGGCAACGACATGGCGCTCTACTTCGGTGATGTCGACCAGATGAACGAGGTGCTCGACCACCTCGAGACGGTGGTGGCCGAGGGGCGCCTCAGCGAGGCCCGGGTCGATCGCTCGCTCGCCAGGATCTTGGCCCTGAAGTCCTCTGGTGCCTGCGCGAGCCCGATCGCGCCTCAAGGCGGGTAGATCGAACGACGTCAGGTTGCCGATTCCAAGCTGCCAGGTGGTCAGGCCTCGCTGAGCCCGGCCCGCAGACCCAGACGGTCGAGTAGGTCTCGATCGCTGTTGCCCTCCGGGTTCTCGGTGGTCAACAGCCTTTCGCCGTAGAAGATGCTGTCGGCACCGGCGCTGAAGCACAAGGCCTGCAGCTCGTCGGACATCTCGGTGCGGCCGGCGCTGAGGCGCACCGCCGAGTTGGGCATCAGCAACCGGGCGACGGCGACGGTGCGCACGAACTCGAAGGGATCGAGGGTCTCGCCGGTGGCCAGCGGAGTGCCCGGCACCTGCACCAGCTCGTTGATCGGCACCGACTCGGGGTGATGGGGCAGGTTTGCCAGGGTCACCAGCAAGCCCACGCGGTCGGCCCGGGTCTCACCCATGCCCACGATGCCGCCGCAGCACACCTTCATGCCCGCCGCACGCACGGCCTCGAGGGTCGCCAGACGATCGCCGTAGGTGCGGGTGGTGATGATCTCCTCGTAGTACTCGGGCGAGGTGTCCAGGTTGTGGTTGTAGTAGTCCAGGCCGGCCTCGGCCAGCGCCTCAGCGTGGTCGTCGGTGAGCATGCCCAGGGTCATACACGTCTCCAGCCCCAGGGCCTTGACACCCTCGATCATCGCGCCGACCCGCGCGATGTCGCGGTCCTTGGGCGAGCGCCACGCGGCCCCCATGCAGAACCGTTGGGCCCCTGCCTCCTTGGCAGTTCGGGCCGCAGCCACCACCCGCTCGACGTCCATCAGCGGCTCTGGGGTGAGGCCGGTGTTGTACTGGGCGGCCTGGGGGCAATAGGCGCAGTCCTCCGGGCAGGCGCCGGTTTTGATCGACAGCAAGGTGCTGAGTTGCACCGCATCGGGCTCACGATGGCGTCGGTGGGTGCTCTGGGCCCGCCACAGCAGTTCGGTCAGCGGCAGTTCGAACAGCGCGGTGACCTCGTCGAGAGTCCAGTCGTGGCATTCCTCGTCGAGCGCCTCAGCGGATCGAAGTGCTGGTTGAGCGGCGGTGCGTGGGGTCACGTCTGCGGGCGTCAGGGTGTCGGTCACTCTCAAAGTGTCGCGGGATTCTGGTGTGGCATCCAAAGGCTGCCGCCCGCTCGATCCGGAGAAGTGGCCCCGGGCTGTGGTTGCATGAGGCTCATGAGTGACGCACCCGATCAGTGGCCGACCCCAACCGGACTCACCTATCACCTCAGCCCGGTGCCGGTCTGGGAGGCACAGCGGGTCGGTGAGCTGTACGCACCCGAGGCGTTCACCGACGAAGGATTCGTGCACACCACCATCGACCTGGAAACGCTGCTGATCCCGGCAAACCGCTACTACACCGACGACACTCGGCCCTACGTGTGCCTCACGATCGACCTGGCACGGGTATCCGGCGAGGTGCGCTTCGACGCCGACCCGTTGATCTACCCCCACATCTACGGTCCCGTCCCAACCGGAGCGGTCACTGAGGTTCGGGCCGCTCAGCGGTCTTCCACCGGCGTCTTCATCGGCTTCGGCGATCCTGAGAGGCCGGACCAACCACCGGCGCAATGAGGCGGTCGCTGAATGAGGCGGTCACGAAATGCCAGTGTTGAGTGCCCCGGACAGGAATCGAACCTGTGGCCTACCGCTTAGGAGGCGGTCGCTCTATCCAACTGAGCTACCGAGGCGAGGTCGACCATTGTCGCAGCATGCAGCGCCGGCCGACAGCCGGAGGCGCTACTTCCGGGGGTCGGTGTGGAAGCGGCGTCCGGTGACCTCGTCGGCGGTGATGGCCACGTAATGGTGCTTATCGCCACGGTCCCATGGGTACAGCGCCAGATCTTCGGCGTGAGCCATCTCCTCCACCGTGTGCAGTTCTCTTGCCCTGCCCTTCAGCACCACACTCCACGCGACACCGTTGGAGTCGTCGATGTGATCCACCTCGTAGGCCACGCCGGATCCCAAAACGGCCGCCGCCAGCTTGGTACCGGGGTCGGTGCGAAACACGATGGTGCGGCCGTCCACCACGTGGTTGATCGGGAAGATGTCGGGCTGGTCGCCGATCGCAACCGCCAGACGGCCGGTACGCGCCTTGGTCAGCAGATCCCAACACGCATCCACGCTCAGTTCCTCGGTCAGCTTCGCTTCGTCGGCGGTCATGGCCCTCCCCCAGGTATGTCGGTCGGCTCTCGGTCTACCAGCTTCCCGGTCTCGCCTGCACCGTAGGGGGCTCTCCGCAATGATGGGTCGATGCACGACGAGCCCCACATTGCCGAACGCCGTATCCGCCGTCTGTTGGAGGAGCGCATCCGGCCGGCCACCTACGGCCCGGGTGCGCCGCTGAGCCTGACGGCCCACCATGTTGCTGGGGAGCCCATCGCCGTGGTGGCTGCACAGCAGGCACACTACGAACCTTTCGCCATCGGCGACCCGTGGGGCCCCCCGTGGGGCACCACCTGGTTTCGGATGTCGGGCACGGTGCCGCCCGACATGGCCGGGCGACGGGTGGAGGCGGTCGTCAACCTCGGATTCATCTCGGGCCAGGTGGGGTTCAATGCCGAGGGAATGATCTGGCGCGACGGCGTCCCGGTGCACGGGTTGCACCCCGCCCGCCAATGGAGCCTGGTCAGCCCGCACGCCCTGGGAGGCGAGCAGGTGGACCTGCTGGTGGAGGCTGCGGCCAACCCCTTCGTCAACCTCAACGTGATCACTCGGTTGGGCGACGTGTTGACCGCCTCGAAGCAACCGCTGTATCGCCTGGCTCAGGCCGAGCTCGCACCCCTCAATACCGACGTGTGGAACCTGGCGTTGGAGATCGACTTTCTGGTCCGCCTTGGCTGGCAACTGGATACCGGTTCGGGCTCTCGCAAGCTGCGGATCATGCAGGCCCTGGGGCGCGCTGCCGATGCCCTCGATCTGGACAACATTGTCGGCTCGGCGAAGGCGGCACGCTCGGAGCTGGCCGAGGTGCTCGCCGCCCCGGCGGTCGCATCGGAGCACCGCTGCTTCGCCATCGGGCACGCCCACATTGACACCGCCTGGCTGTGGCCACTGCGCGAGACCCGCCGCAAGTGCGCCCGGTCGTTCGCCAACTCACTTGACCTGATCGACAACGACCCCGACTATCGCTTCGGTTGCTCCCAGGCCGTGCAGTACCAGTGGATGATCGACGAATACCCGTCGGTTGCCGAGGGCATCGCCCAGGCGGTCGCTGCGGATCGCTGGGTACCGCTGGGAGGCATGTGGGTGGAGGCCGATGGCAACCTGCCCTCAGGTGAGGCGATGGCCCGCCAGTTCCTTCACGGCCAACGGTTCTTCCGAGAGCACTACGGCGTGACCTGTCGGGAGGCGTGGATCCCCGACGTGTTCGGATATCCGGCCTCGCTGCCGCAGATCTTTGCGCTGGGTGGCTCCTCCGCGTTTGTCACCCAGAAGATCTCATGGAACCGCACCAACACCTTCCCTCATCACACCTTCTTGTGGGAGGGGCTGGACGGCACATCGCTGCCCACCCACTTTCCGCCCGTCAACACCTACAACGCTGAGATCGACCCAGGTGAGCTGGTGCCCGCCGCCCGCACGTTCGCAGAACGGGCGGTGGCCAACACCTCGCTGGTGCCCTTTGGTCACGGCGACGGTGGAGGCGGTCCCACCCGCGAGATGATGGCCCGGGCGCGCATCGCCGCCGATTGTGAGGCGATCCCCCGGGTGTCGATCGGCTCTCCCGCCGAGTTCTTCACCGAGGCGTTGGCCGAGCTGCCTGATCCGCCCCGCTGGGTGGGTGAGTTGTACCTGGAGATGCACCGGGCCACCTACACGGCCCAGGCCAAAACCAAGGCAGGCAATCGCCGAAGCGAGGCCCTGCTGAGAGAGGTGGAGTGGTGGGCGCTGGCAGCCGCAGGGGGCAGCCCCGGCGACGCCTACCCGACAGCAGAGTTGGACGAACTGTGGAAGGAGACGCTCACCCTCCAGTTCCATGACATTCTGCCCGGCAGCTCGATCGCCTGGGTGCATCGCGAGGCCGAGGCAGGCTACGAGCGCATCATCGGGCGCTGCGAGGCGCTGATCGCCGACTCGCTGGGCACAATCGCAGACTCGGTGACCGGGATCAGGGGCGGTGCGGCGGGCGGCTCTTCGACGTCGCCAACCAATGGAGTAGACGTCGCCACCGGCGTGTTGCTCGCCAACCCGGCGCCGCACCCCCGGGTTGGGGTGCACCTGGTCGACTGGCCCGACGGGGCCCCTCATCCGGCAGGGTCGCAACCCCTCGCAGACGGACGACTGGCCGTGGCGGCCGACCTCCCAGCGGGCGGCTGGGTGGTGCCGCCCACTGGTGGCGCCGCAGACCATGCCCAACACCGGGTACGGGTCGAGACCGATCCTGCCGGTGGTGGCAGCATGGACAACGGTCTGCTCACCCTCACCTGGGACACCCACGGTCTGGTCACGTCGCTGGTGGATCACCGGGTGCAGGGCGGTCGACAGGTGCTGCGGTCAGGCGAGCCGGGCAACGTGCTCGAGCTCTCCGAGGATCTACCGCTGGAGTTCGACGCCTGGGACCTGGAGGCCTACCACGCCAACTCGACCGTGACGCTCGCCGAGGCGGAACTGGTGGAGGTGGTCGATGCGGGTCCCCTGGTGGCCTCACTGAAGGTCACTCGCCGCCACAACACGTCGACGTTCACCCAGGTGATCCATCTCACTGCCGGCTCCGCCCGCGTTGACGTCGGGTACGACATCGACTGGGCCGAGACCGACAAGGTGCTGAAGGTGGCATGGCCGGTGGACGTGCACACTCACGAGGTGGCCTCCGAAATCCAGTTCGGACACGTGGTGCGGCCGGTGCACCAGAACACGTCCTGGGATGCGGCCCGCTTTGAGTTCTGCGCCCACCGGTGGATCGACGCCTCCGAGCGGGGCTACGGCGTAGCGCTGTTAAACGACGCCAAGTATGGCCACGACGCGCTGGACGGCACGCTCCGCCAGACGTTGCTGACCGCCTCCACCTACCCGGATCCAGCCGCCGACAAGGGTCACCACCGGTTCACGCTGGCGGTGCTGCCGCACCTCGGCGACCTCGTCGAGGGTGACGTCGTCGCCGAGGGCTGGCGCCTCAACAATCCGGTCCGAGCCATCCTCGCCCCCGGAGCAGCGGACGTTGCTGTTGTCGCTGCTCGCCGCGCTGCCCGCAGTGATGCTCCAACAGTTCCACCGGTGACCTGCGACATTCCGGGAGTCACCGTCGAGGCGGCAAAGGCCGCCGAGGACGGCTCGGGTGATCTGGTCGTCCGCCTGTCCGAGGTACACGGCGGCCGCGTTGCGGGCACCGTCACGCTCGGTGCCCCTGCCGCAACGGTGCAGGTCTGCGACCTCTTGGAGGACGAACTTCCGACCGACGATCCTCGGCGAGTCGGAACCGCGGCAGCGCTGCTCGACGACTTCACCGTCAAGGCGACCCTTCATCCGTTCAAGGTGCTCACCCTTCGGTTCGCCAGGTAGCTCCGCACCCCGTGACGACCCCAACGCGCTGTGAACGGGCTGCCCTTCCCGGGTCAGTCGGCCTGGAGCGCCCCGTCCACGATGCGCACCGTGCGATCGCCGTAGTCAAGCACCCGCTCGTCGTGGGTGACGATGATGGCGGCGACGCCTCGACCCTTGATCTCACGTTCGAGCAGGTCCATCACCTGCTTGCCCAACTCCGAGTCGAGCGACGAGGTCGGCTCGTCCACCAGGACCAGCGACGGGTCGTTCATCAACGCCCTGCCGATGGCCACCCGCTGCTGCTGGCCACCCGAGAGCTGGGAGGGCAGGCTGTCGCCCCGCTGACCCAGGCCGAGCTCATCGAGCAACTCGTCGGCACGATCTTTGGCCTCGGAGTCGATTCGGGCGCCGCCAAACTGGCGGACAACCAAAAGGTTCTCACGGGCCGTGAGGAAGGGCACGAGGTTGACCGACTGGAAAACAAAGCCCACCTGGTCCCGACGAAAATTGGCCAGGTCCTTGTCGTTCAGGTCGGTGATCTCGGTGCCGCCAACCCGCACGCTGCCGGAGGTTGGACGAAGCAACGCGCCGGCCACCGTCAACAGGGTGGTCTTGCCCGACCCGGATGGCCCGACCAGCAGCATCATCTCGTCCTCCGCCACGGTCAGGGTCACGTCGTCAAGGGCCACCACCTGAGCCTCGTCGGCTCCATAAACCTTGCGGGCCTTGTCCAGTTCCAATGCGGGCATACGCACTATCCAATCGCTTCGGCAGGGTCGATACGAAGAACTCGGCGCAGCGTGAACAGGCTTCCCAGCAGGGCGCTCAACAGCACGCCAACGGCGATCTGGACCAGCCGAGCGGGCACCAACCGAACCGGCAGGGTGGCGGGAAGCACGCTGACAAAGACGGCACTCAGCACAACGCCGAGCACCAACGCCACCACACTGACGCACACCGCCTGAACCGAAATACCAGCCAGCAGATCGCGCGTTCTGGCGCCAAGCGCCTTCAGCACCGCGTACAGGCCAACCCGTTCCAACGTGATCAGCGTAAAGAACAGCGCCACCACCATGAGCGTGACCACGAAGGTGACGCCGATGATGCCCCGAAAGGTCGACGACTGCTGTTGGACCACCGGCAACGCCTGGATCGCCTGCTCCGGGGTGACGACATCGATGCCGTCCTCGCCGCCCAACCGACCGGCCAGTGCGTCCAACCCGCCGGTATCCAATGCCGTGTCGCTCGGTTGGACGACCAGCGCCTGGTCCACCCCGGGTGGTAACACGGCGGCAGGGTTGGCCTTCTGGACGATCTCACGCCACCGCTTGCTCGACAGCCAGACCGTCGGCGAGCCCTGCGACAGATCATCGACAACCTTCGACACTTCGACCGGCTCCGACGTGGGGCCAATCAACAATGTGTCGCCAACCTTGACGTCGTTTCGGTCGGCAAGGGCGGCGTCGATGACGGCATCATCGCTTGGAGGAGCGGGCAGCACGTCGGTGGGAAGGTCGTAACCGAACAACACAATGTCGACAACGTCACCGTCGACGTCCTGGGCGGTCGAGGCGATCTGGTTCAGCACGCCCACCTTGGCCACCCCATCGGCCTTCGCCAACACATCAGCCTGCTTCACGTCCACCCGCGAACGACCGATGAGTAGATCGCTCTGATCGGAGAAGACAAGCAACCGACCCTCGTGGGCGCGATAGGGACCGGTCTGGTTGAGCTCCAAGCCGTCAAGAAAACCGCCGAGCACGACCAGCAACACGACGAGCATCGTCAGCGCGCCACCGACCGGAACGAACCGGCCCGGACGGCGCACCAACTCCTTGAAGAAGATCCCCACAGCTAGTTCACCCCCGCAGCGTCTTGTGGCACGTTGACACCCGACATCCGCATCGCGCTAGCGACCGCCTTTCGACGTGGCCCGCACCGGGTCGATGGCCAGCACCCGTCGCACCGCCCCGACCGACGCAACGAGGCCGATCACCACGATCAGGCCCACGGTCGCGGCCGTGGTCGAGGGGCTCAGCCCGGCGCCGAACACGTCCCGGGACAGCGCCAGCAGGCCGGCGGTGACCGCCGATCCAATCAGCGCACCCAAGCCGACCACAACCAGTACCTGAATCAGCACGGAGGTGATCACATCACGGCTGCCCGCACCAACGGCCCGCAGCAGCACCAGTGCGTCCTCCTTTTGAACGGTGAGGATCAGGAAGAACACACCGGTGACGAGAGCAACAACGATGTAGAGCAGCAAATACAGAATGGTGAACGATTGCGTGATTTGGCCAACCCCTGGGAGCGCAGCCACCGCGTCGGCCCGGTCCAACGCCTCGATCCCATCGACCGACTCGTTCAACCTCTGGGCGACCTCGGCGGGTTCGGCTCCGTCGGCCACGGTCACTCCGATCAGCGATGGCGGCACGTCGACCGGCGAACCGGCACGCTCCTGAGACACCTTCACATAATCCTCGAACGGAACGTAGAGGGTCGGCAGCACGTTGAAGGCCGCGTCGTCTGCGCTGCCGACCACCGTGAAGGTCATACCTTCCACTGCAACCTTGCGGCCGATATCGATCGGGGTGTCGAACGCCGACCCGCTGAACAAGGCTTCGCCCGGTGCCTTGGGAAGCCGGCCATCCGCAACCTTGGCCGGTACCGACGGCCCGGACGGGTCGCCGCCCACCAACTGCACGTCCAGCTCAGCGCCGCCGGATTGAGCGCCGCCGGATTGAGCGCCGCCGGATTGAGCGCCGCCGGACCCGTCGCCCGGGGCCGCCGATCCGATCAGACGTGCGGTGAATACGCTCAGGCCGATCGGCGAGGTGGCGGCAACGCCCCCCACCGCTGCAATCTCTTGTTGCGCCCCGGGCCGCAACACGCTGGTCGCCGGATTGCTGCGAGCCTGCTGGTCGTAAACGAACACCTGGGCCGAGGACGACTCGAGACCTCCGGTCAGGCCGCTGGTCAAGGTTCCCGCCACGGCCTGGAAGAACAGCAACAACAACACCAGCAATGCCACGGCCAACGTCAAGAGCGAGAACCGGCCGAGTGACCGGCGGATCTCCTTGAACGCTACGAACATGTGTGCCAGGTGATCACGGGGGGAGGACGCTTCCTGGTCGGTGACGCTTTGGCAAGCTACGACAGGGGCGACGGCTCAACCAACCTCATCGAATCACTGTTCTTGGCGGGAGGATTTGGTGAGATTGGTTGAACTCTCTTCCGAGCGTGGGCACACGAATACCCATAATCTGCTCCAATGGCACCAGCAACTGCACCATCGGTCGCGAACCTCGCCTCGACGGTCACCAACGCCGCCGACCAACCAGACCTTCGCGGCAACCTCATGCCGGTCCGCTCCGAAATCGACATCGACGGTTGCCACGTGGATGGGACCATCCCAACAGGCTTGCGGGGCAGCTTCATCCGCAACGGGCCCAACCCGGCATTCGAACCGCTGGGCAGCTATCACATGTTCGACGGGGACGGCATGCTGCACGGGATCACCTTCGGCGACGACGGTGTGTCCTACCGCAACCGTTGGATCCGCTCGCGGGGTCTGGGTGCCGAGCTCGCTCACGGCGCCGCCGTCTACCACGGCCTGGCCGAGGTGATGAGCTTCCCCGACCCGAAACTCACCGGCGACGCGGGACCGTTGAAGAACCCGGCCAACACCCACATCATCGAACACGCCGGAAGGCGACTGGCGCTTTGGGAGGGCGGGCCACCCACCGAGGTCGACACCAACCTCGACACCCTGGGCGAATACGACTTCGGCGGCAGGCTGGTCGGGGCGATGACCGCCCATCCCCGCATCGACCCCCGAACCGGCGAGATGTGCTTCTTTTCATACTCGTTGTTCGAACCCTACCTGCGCTACCACGTGGCCGACTCGACCGGAGCGCTGGTGCACAGCGTCGATCTCGACCTACCCGCGCCCGTCATGATGCACGACTTCATCATCACCGAGGAACACGCTGTGTTTCTCGATTCGCCCATCGTGTTCGACCTCGAGAACCTGGGCACCGGGCCCATGGTCAACTGGAAGCCCGAGAACGGCACCCGCATCGGCGTCATGCCTCGCCGGGGCACCAATGCCGACCTGCGTTGGTTCGAGATCGAGCCCGGCCACGTCCAGCACTTCTGGAACGGCTGGGCCACGGGCAACCGGATCGAGTTCTCGGGCTCTCGCCTGGCCGACCCGAACTTCGGAATCGATCCCACTTCGCCACTGGACGAGCAGGCCGCCGACAATCAGCCGGGTCGTCCGGCCAGGTACTGGGTCGACCTGGACTCGGGTTCCGCCGGTTGGGAACCGAGCGATGATCTGCCCGGTGACTTCTGTCGTATCAACGACGCGTACACCGGCGTACCAAACCGCTACGCCTATATGTCGGCGTTCGGCGGCAGCGTCGGTAACCAGGGCGACTTCGACACCATGGTGGCCTACGACCAATCAACCGGCGAGCGATCAATGTGGCACAGCGGCGCCGGGGGCCATGTGGGCGAATCGGTCTTCGCTCCCGACCCGGCCGGAACCGCCGAAAACGACGGCTGGCTGATCAACGCCGTGTACTACGAGGGTGGCGACCGCACCGACGTGTGTGTGCTGGACGCCCGAGATGTCGAAGCCGGGCCCATCGCCCGCGTGACCATGCCCCAACGAATCCCCTTTGGATTTCACGCCAATTGGTTTGGGGCCTGAGCGGGCCCCGACAACCCGGGAATCACATCGCCCTCGAGAGCGACCGCTGCAGCAGCCACGCGCCCAACGGCAACAGCAGCGCTGTCATGGCGACCAGCACGCCAAGCTGCGGGAGCACGTCGGCTACGCCCCCGCCGCGTCGCTGGATCTCGGCGTACGCCTCGTAGGCCCAGCGGTGCGGCGTAAGCGCCGAGACCACCGTCAGCGAGCTGGGGAACAGCTCGATGGGCAGCATCGAGCCCCCAAGCCCGGCCACCACCAACCCCAACCCAATGCCCAACCCACCGGCGGCGTTGGCATTGTCCATGAGCGACCCCAGCACCATGGCAGCCGCGGCGCTGACCCCGGCGAACGAAGCGACCACCAAGCCCGTGGCCAGGGGATCACCCCAGTTCACGCCGAACAGCACAGCGGTTCCCACCACCATGTACA
Above is a genomic segment from Candidatus Microthrix parvicella Bio17-1 containing:
- a CDS encoding DUF3152 domain-containing protein, which produces MNYLPHTFEQVTRRGALSRAARRTSAMLAVGLATAATITLAPTFGVNAGAQDGPAQEHVALAFESPLEDVSPDVLKVTALATLGDERGWVRAGFTFTEDESSPNRILLAEPDATAALCAGADADGTIGCQRETIVVINAAAWRQPPDGWAEPETYRQYLINHLVGHLLGQAQQVDRCPNPGEPAAVMAPQFEGLEGCQPNAWPLDPEVLTASKRPVEIAQAPGTDDSPTATTSQDGTAVTLGTDVPKATGEPANTGTTKSSSPAALVALGVIALILLAGLAWIALRRRRPGASPDSLDGGTNPDGFSTATDLTETDPPDVIDESGTTPINVPATVEMATGDTGDDHFVPFGLGANGSDDDLAGDQPWTLSLSGAAQQEGRLAWLVPNRWEERDITALTDALSDTTDASSETTGDPTAPEQVGDLLTSFFQARPYLAPDDHEAVGLTILGTDEVVAVALGAAEVIELRNGLAKPARRQGVVRLHHSNTALLEVEVSVIAPARPRARIMIKQTGSE
- a CDS encoding glycoside hydrolase family 3 N-terminal domain-containing protein, which encodes MLSSRVWPLLVLALMMAGCAGSEAAQDEPSTSQSTVVTPGTTAVVAVPTTGGSPVAAPTSETTQVEPDPVSWPLRQKLAQMLMPGFNAGPGGTSTSPSEVQALIDAGAGGVFVGRKEETLFASSVMTNARANTLPPFVATDGEGGQVDLLPSIMEPLPPAGEMAAWDTDRIRAAGASRGTNLAQRGVTVDFAPVLDVAGGTNPLGDRTWSAEPDEVVRTAGAFAEGLCSAGVLPTFKHFPGHGRADAHGDDAPARTPDLAAMEQSDLLPFKEMIASMGDRSLLMTGHLDVPGLTDGGEPFSLNPEAMKYLRDTMGYDGVTVTDELAEMGAITKRGISVPDAVEMALVAGNDMALYFGDVDQMNEVLDHLETVVAEGRLSEARVDRSLARILALKSSGACASPIAPQGG
- the bioB gene encoding biotin synthase BioB, which encodes MTDTLTPADVTPRTAAQPALRSAEALDEECHDWTLDEVTALFELPLTELLWRAQSTHRRHREPDAVQLSTLLSIKTGACPEDCAYCPQAAQYNTGLTPEPLMDVERVVAAARTAKEAGAQRFCMGAAWRSPKDRDIARVGAMIEGVKALGLETCMTLGMLTDDHAEALAEAGLDYYNHNLDTSPEYYEEIITTRTYGDRLATLEAVRAAGMKVCCGGIVGMGETRADRVGLLVTLANLPHHPESVPINELVQVPGTPLATGETLDPFEFVRTVAVARLLMPNSAVRLSAGRTEMSDELQALCFSAGADSIFYGERLLTTENPEGNSDRDLLDRLGLRAGLSEA
- a CDS encoding DUF952 domain-containing protein yields the protein MSDAPDQWPTPTGLTYHLSPVPVWEAQRVGELYAPEAFTDEGFVHTTIDLETLLIPANRYYTDDTRPYVCLTIDLARVSGEVRFDADPLIYPHIYGPVPTGAVTEVRAAQRSSTGVFIGFGDPERPDQPPAQ
- a CDS encoding pyridoxamine 5'-phosphate oxidase family protein, whose translation is MTADEAKLTEELSVDACWDLLTKARTGRLAVAIGDQPDIFPINHVVDGRTIVFRTDPGTKLAAAVLGSGVAYEVDHIDDSNGVAWSVVLKGRARELHTVEEMAHAEDLALYPWDRGDKHHYVAITADEVTGRRFHTDPRK